The following are encoded together in the Glycine max cultivar Williams 82 chromosome 8, Glycine_max_v4.0, whole genome shotgun sequence genome:
- the LOC100802153 gene encoding VQ motif-containing protein 11, with amino-acid sequence MAASASNSTLHSPTTPNTTFVQADPSNFRAVVQKLTGASDDPSAPKLPLTLPSRLAAAQSHHRPAVGGEVIGPKKPNFKLHERRNAAAKKLDLPIDRAMSMMMMTSPTSSVVRNRTPTTLESMNMMMMMMGSPVSPLEFVARGSPRTPHEEEEERAIAEKGFYLHPSPRASQPPELLPLFPLHSPTHNNNTTNS; translated from the coding sequence ATGGCTGCTTCTGCTTCAAACTCAACCCTTCACTCACCCACCACTCCCAACACCACCTTCGTCCAAGCCGACCCTTCCAACTTCCGCGCCGTCGTTCAGAAACTCACCGGCGCCTCCGACGACCCCTCCGCCCCTAAACTCCCCCTCACTCTCCCCTCGCGCCTCGCGGCGGCGCAGTCCCACCACCGCCCCGCCGTCGGCGGCGAGGTGATCGGCCCAAAGAAGCCGAACTTCAAGCTCCACGAGCGTCGCAACGCCGCCGCGAAGAAGCTGGACCTCCCCATCGACAGAGCCATgagcatgatgatgatgacgagCCCTACGTCCTCGGTGGTTCGAAACAGAACACCAACAACGTTGGAGAGCATgaacatgatgatgatgatgatgggctCGCCGGTTTCCCCACTGGAGTTTGTGGCGCGTGGAAGTCCACGCACGCCCCAcgaggaggaagaagagagaGCGATAGCGGAGAAAGGGTTCTACTTGCACCCTTCCCCTCGAGCTTCTCAACCTCCTGAGCTTTTGCCACTCTTCCCTTTGCATTCTCCCACTCACAACAACAACACCACCAATTCCTAA